The following proteins are co-located in the Candidatus Zixiibacteriota bacterium genome:
- the nuoD gene encoding NADH dehydrogenase (quinone) subunit D has protein sequence MQIKREKPDTMILNMGPQHPATHGVLRLVLELDGETVVKATPDIGYLHTGIEKTAEFRTYSQNITLWDRTDYVANLSNNLGYVLAVEKLLDIEAPPKAQFIRVLLTELQRISSHLVWVGSHAADIGAISMLLYAFREREMLQDIFETISGQRMMTSFIRIGGLAKDLPASGDFEKRVREFIKVFPSKIQDYENLLTKNKLWLQRTVGIGTITSEEAINCGLSGPIIRACGVKWDLRKSNPYSGYEKFEFDIPTGKNGDVYDRYLVRVEEMRQSLRIVKQALEGIPEGDYTARIPGVVYPPKEIVKKEMEALIYHFKIAQEGFTVPPGEIYHSIESPKGELGYFIVSDGSKKPYRVRVRPPSFVNLSAFNKLVAGRLIADVVAIIGSIDIVLGEIDR, from the coding sequence ATGCAGATAAAAAGGGAAAAACCAGATACCATGATTCTGAATATGGGTCCCCAGCATCCAGCTACCCATGGAGTGTTAAGGCTTGTTTTAGAGCTGGATGGCGAGACTGTGGTGAAGGCTACGCCGGATATCGGTTATCTTCATACCGGAATAGAAAAAACTGCCGAATTCCGAACCTATTCCCAGAATATCACCCTCTGGGACCGGACCGACTACGTGGCTAACCTTTCGAATAATTTAGGTTACGTGTTAGCTGTGGAGAAGCTTTTGGATATTGAGGCACCTCCCAAGGCTCAATTTATAAGAGTTCTTTTGACTGAACTACAGAGGATTTCCTCTCATCTGGTCTGGGTCGGTTCTCATGCTGCAGACATCGGCGCAATATCGATGCTCCTTTACGCCTTCAGGGAGCGCGAGATGCTCCAGGACATATTCGAAACCATATCCGGACAGAGGATGATGACCTCTTTCATTCGGATCGGAGGTCTGGCAAAAGATTTACCAGCTTCAGGTGATTTCGAAAAAAGGGTCAGGGAGTTCATAAAAGTCTTCCCCTCCAAGATTCAGGATTATGAGAACCTTTTGACCAAAAATAAACTCTGGCTGCAAAGGACAGTTGGGATAGGAACTATAACTTCGGAAGAAGCCATCAACTGTGGGCTTTCGGGTCCAATTATCCGGGCTTGCGGAGTGAAATGGGACTTGAGAAAATCCAATCCCTATTCCGGATACGAAAAGTTTGAATTCGATATCCCTACCGGGAAAAACGGGGACGTGTATGACCGGTATTTGGTCAGGGTTGAAGAGATGAGACAATCGTTAAGAATAGTCAAACAAGCTTTGGAAGGGATACCTGAAGGAGATTATACAGCCAGAATACCGGGGGTGGTTTATCCTCCAAAAGAGATAGTAAAGAAGGAGATGGAGGCATTGATCTATCATTTTAAGATTGCCCAGGAAGGGTTTACAGTTCCGCCTGGGGAAATCTACCATTCCATCGAATCGCCTAAAGGGGAGTTAGGATATTTTATTGTATCAGACGGCTCAAAAAAACCTTACCGGGTAAGGGTCAGGCCGCCTTCGTTTGTGAATTTAAGCGCTTTCAACAAATTAGTCGCAGGCAGACTGATAGCGGATGTGGTTGCGATTATAGGAAGCATAGATATTGTTTTAGGAGAGATTGACAGGTGA
- a CDS encoding transposase — protein MKQYLEKDGRSSFRLKDYDYSQAGAYFVTICTQKGKSILGKVVEEEMVLNKYEQIVEQSWNELSSHFLNTEMDWFVVMPNHIHGIIAIDDECRGGVSPPMGESAFGGSPLQKPRLGQIVAYFKYQTTKLINESRSTPGMRVWQRNYYEHVIRNENKLNKIRYYIQTNPLKWHLDRENQQRVGENMLEDEIFNSNLKK, from the coding sequence TTGAAACAGTATTTAGAAAAAGATGGGCGCAGTTCTTTCAGATTAAAGGACTACGATTATTCACAGGCGGGTGCATATTTTGTGACGATTTGCACGCAAAAAGGTAAATCAATTTTGGGAAAAGTAGTAGAGGAAGAAATGGTTTTAAATAAGTATGAACAAATTGTTGAACAATCCTGGAATGAATTATCGAGTCATTTTTTGAATACGGAAATGGATTGGTTTGTTGTTATGCCCAATCATATTCACGGCATCATCGCCATAGATGACGAATGTAGGGGTGGGGTTTCCCCGCCCATGGGCGAGTCCGCCTTTGGCGGATCGCCCCTACAAAAGCCTAGATTGGGGCAGATAGTCGCCTATTTTAAGTACCAAACGACTAAATTGATCAATGAGAGTCGCTCAACTCCTGGAATGAGGGTCTGGCAGAGAAATTATTATGAACATGTGATTCGGAATGAAAATAAGTTAAATAAGATCAGATATTACATCCAAACCAACCCTTTAAAATGGCATCTGGATAGAGAAAATCAACAAAGAGTCGGGGAAAATATGTTAGAAGATGAAATTTTTAATTCAAACTTGAAAAAATAG
- a CDS encoding NAD(P)H-dependent oxidoreductase subunit E has translation MISRETEEKIRNLKGKYPKVKTCVLPAFHILYQEEGYLSQEGIQKVSELLGVPLLELHEVLSFYVFFPTRRIGKYWIRVCDNLSCSLMGAESIIKYLEEKLKIRVGQTTPDGLFTLGTEECLGSCGTAPMMMVNEEFHENLTREKIDKLIEELSRK, from the coding sequence ATGATCTCAAGGGAAACAGAAGAAAAAATTAGAAATCTAAAAGGAAAATATCCGAAGGTTAAAACCTGTGTCCTTCCAGCTTTTCATATCCTGTATCAGGAGGAAGGTTACCTCTCGCAGGAAGGGATACAGAAGGTGTCTGAGCTTTTAGGGGTTCCTCTTTTAGAGTTACATGAGGTTCTGTCATTTTACGTTTTCTTCCCCACCAGAAGGATCGGTAAATACTGGATCAGGGTCTGCGATAACCTCTCCTGTTCCCTGATGGGAGCAGAAAGCATAATCAAGTATCTGGAGGAAAAGCTAAAAATCAGGGTTGGCCAAACCACGCCAGACGGGCTTTTCACCCTGGGCACGGAGGAGTGTTTAGGCTCCTGCGGAACAGCACCAATGATGATGGTGAATGAGGAGTTTCACGAGAACCTGACCAGAGAGAAAATCGACAAGCTCATAGAAGAGCTTTCCAGAAAATAA
- the nuoF gene encoding NADH-quinone oxidoreductase subunit NuoF, with protein sequence MSTKIVFKHIDEPEQHRIDTYLKNGGYQALPKTLRELSPAQVIEVVKKSGLRGRGGAGFSTGAKWGFVPVDSPKPRFLICNADESEPGTFKDRELIEKDPHQLIEGIIIGSYAIGAYISFIYIRAEFGFGAKRLEQAIKEAYDKGYLGKNILGSGYDLDLILYRGAGAYICGEETSLLSSIEGIRPLVRLRPPYPAVAGCYNCPTAVNNVETLSNVPHIILNGAEWFAKIGTLKSTGTKIFCLSGRVNKPGNYELPMGIPLKELIYDYGEGIRNGKKLKAIIPGGVSSWVMPASKVDVKLDFESVAEAGSALGSGGVIIMDEDTCMVKATLRLVKFYEFESCGECTPCREGTYWLSKIMQRIEDGKGRMEDLDLLLDLSDNIYGKTICPLGESATMPVTSTIEHFRQEYEDHIKNKRCPFEKKV encoded by the coding sequence ATGTCCACGAAAATAGTTTTCAAGCATATCGACGAACCAGAACAGCACAGGATCGACACCTATTTGAAAAACGGAGGGTACCAGGCACTGCCCAAAACCCTGAGAGAGCTTTCTCCGGCTCAGGTGATCGAGGTTGTCAAAAAATCCGGATTAAGAGGAAGAGGTGGAGCAGGGTTTTCAACTGGTGCCAAATGGGGATTTGTGCCGGTTGATTCGCCCAAGCCACGGTTTCTAATCTGCAATGCGGATGAAAGCGAGCCAGGTACTTTTAAAGACCGGGAATTAATAGAGAAAGACCCTCACCAGTTGATCGAGGGGATTATCATAGGAAGTTATGCAATAGGTGCGTATATCTCCTTTATCTATATCCGGGCTGAGTTTGGCTTCGGGGCAAAAAGGCTGGAGCAGGCTATAAAGGAAGCATACGATAAAGGTTATCTGGGCAAAAATATCTTAGGCTCAGGTTATGATCTGGACTTGATTTTGTATCGAGGTGCAGGTGCTTATATCTGCGGAGAGGAGACCTCGCTTCTCTCATCCATAGAAGGTATAAGACCTCTGGTCAGGCTCAGGCCTCCTTATCCGGCAGTGGCAGGATGTTACAACTGTCCCACTGCAGTGAATAACGTGGAGACTCTTTCCAACGTGCCTCACATCATACTTAACGGTGCGGAATGGTTTGCCAAAATCGGTACGCTCAAGAGCACAGGGACCAAGATATTCTGTTTATCAGGTCGGGTCAATAAGCCGGGGAATTACGAGCTTCCTATGGGAATACCTTTAAAAGAGCTGATTTACGACTATGGTGAAGGAATAAGAAACGGAAAGAAGCTAAAAGCCATTATACCAGGTGGGGTTTCCAGTTGGGTAATGCCAGCAAGCAAAGTCGATGTGAAATTAGATTTTGAGTCTGTGGCTGAAGCAGGTTCTGCCTTGGGAAGTGGTGGGGTGATAATAATGGACGAGGATACCTGTATGGTGAAAGCTACCTTAAGACTGGTGAAATTCTACGAATTTGAATCCTGTGGAGAGTGCACTCCGTGCCGGGAGGGAACCTACTGGCTTTCAAAGATAATGCAGAGAATCGAGGATGGTAAAGGAAGGATGGAAGACCTTGACCTGCTCTTGGATTTAAGCGATAACATTTACGGGAAAACGATCTGCCCCTTGGGCGAGTCTGCGACTATGCCGGTGACAAGCACCATAGAGCATTTCAGACAAGAGTATGAGGACCATATAAAGAATAAGCGGTGTCCTTTTGAAAAAAAGGTTTAA
- the nuoG gene encoding NADH-quinone oxidoreductase subunit NuoG codes for MISLTIDNKPVEVEEGKTILQAAKKVGVDIPTFCWHEKLKILGGCRVCLVEVEKVHKLMIACNTPVTQGMVVWTNTPKVIKARKGIIEFLLINHPLDCPTCDKGGECDLQEITFKYGTDRNRFVEEKRRYIIDQTSTFDDLKIGPQVIRNQNRCIYCLKCIRFLKEIAGEYDMGAFIRGWRSEINVLPAIPIANVYSGNTVEICPVGALTAKSWRYLIRPWTASQVKSVCPFCGDGCNLTLWARLNKLYRGTSRRNDKVDEGFICDKGRWGYDVVGNPERIKFPWVKKNGKLAESNWEEAYGLLISKLIEIKEKYGPKALAGFGSERATNEDNYIFQKFFRTILGSNNLDFRAKTKKVLSSPALFEYSQVYTMTNSIEGIEKAKTILIFGSDLNSEHPIISLRVRKSILREENGASLLIANPKKIKFSSMAEKEMIYNYGTEGFLINGLLKTIFDEKLISSKVSEKEIEGLKQSLENYPLSKVSELTGVREEKIKDFARKIAASESLMIFCGRWISDSLQAEAILKGFNNLLLTTGKWGEKYSGFNLLWENNNSQGVLDMGLLPDRLPGFVPVEDEVGRERLEKIWNSPIPKERGLNYNEILLGINAEKIKGLYIMGQDPVESFPDRGYIEDTLKKLDFLVVQDIFLTESAKLADVVLPAAAFAEKEGTFTNVERRVQKLCRALVPPGEAKSDWEIICELSTLMGHKQHYPSAFQITEEIAQVSPIYGGIKADRLDDCGIQWPCLNLNDPGTTELLPDNFLNKTSQLLPVDFEEVPVDDEYPFILLTGSLAHHSGKLTNKSSNLCSIVPEGFCQINPLDAEKLNLKTGEEVFVESPKGKIKIKVKTDECINPGTVFIPHNFMEIKVNALLDKDKLVDRVKLNRVG; via the coding sequence ATGATAAGTCTAACCATAGATAATAAGCCGGTTGAGGTAGAAGAGGGGAAGACCATCCTGCAGGCGGCAAAGAAGGTAGGGGTCGATATTCCTACTTTCTGTTGGCATGAGAAGTTGAAAATCTTAGGTGGCTGCAGGGTCTGCTTGGTAGAGGTGGAGAAAGTGCACAAGCTGATGATTGCCTGTAACACTCCAGTTACTCAGGGTATGGTGGTGTGGACCAATACGCCCAAAGTGATCAAAGCCCGCAAAGGAATAATAGAGTTTCTGCTGATCAACCATCCGCTGGACTGCCCCACCTGTGATAAAGGAGGAGAATGTGACCTGCAGGAGATCACCTTCAAATATGGGACTGACCGGAACAGGTTCGTTGAAGAAAAAAGAAGATATATCATAGACCAGACCTCCACTTTTGATGACCTGAAGATTGGGCCACAGGTAATCCGAAATCAGAACCGCTGCATATATTGTTTGAAATGCATCCGCTTCTTAAAGGAAATTGCAGGCGAATACGATATGGGTGCTTTTATAAGAGGGTGGAGAAGCGAGATAAACGTCCTGCCTGCTATACCTATTGCCAATGTTTATTCCGGCAACACTGTGGAGATTTGTCCGGTTGGGGCTTTGACTGCCAAGTCCTGGCGGTATCTGATCAGGCCCTGGACTGCCAGTCAGGTAAAAAGCGTGTGTCCTTTCTGCGGGGATGGATGTAATCTCACTTTATGGGCAAGATTGAACAAGCTCTACCGGGGAACCTCCAGAAGAAACGATAAAGTGGATGAGGGTTTCATCTGCGATAAGGGGAGATGGGGCTATGATGTAGTCGGCAATCCGGAAAGGATAAAATTTCCCTGGGTCAAAAAAAATGGAAAATTGGCCGAGTCGAACTGGGAAGAGGCTTACGGTCTTCTGATCTCCAAACTGATAGAGATAAAAGAGAAATATGGTCCCAAAGCTTTAGCCGGTTTTGGCTCGGAAAGAGCAACTAATGAGGATAATTACATCTTTCAGAAATTCTTCAGAACGATTTTAGGATCAAACAACTTAGACTTCAGAGCAAAAACCAAGAAGGTGCTGTCTAGCCCTGCTCTTTTTGAATATTCGCAGGTTTACACAATGACCAATTCGATAGAAGGGATAGAAAAAGCAAAAACTATCTTAATTTTCGGCTCGGACTTAAATTCGGAACATCCTATAATCAGCTTGAGGGTAAGGAAGTCAATCCTCAGAGAAGAAAATGGCGCCAGTCTACTGATAGCTAATCCAAAGAAGATAAAATTCAGCTCCATGGCTGAAAAAGAGATGATTTATAACTATGGGACCGAGGGCTTCTTGATCAATGGGTTACTAAAAACCATCTTCGATGAAAAATTAATATCCTCTAAGGTAAGCGAAAAAGAAATAGAAGGGCTGAAACAGAGTCTGGAGAACTATCCACTTTCTAAGGTGTCAGAATTGACCGGAGTAAGGGAAGAAAAGATTAAAGATTTTGCAAGAAAAATAGCCGCAAGCGAAAGCTTGATGATTTTCTGTGGCAGGTGGATTAGCGACAGTCTGCAGGCAGAAGCGATTTTAAAGGGATTCAATAATCTTCTGCTAACTACTGGAAAATGGGGAGAGAAATATTCAGGGTTTAATCTGCTGTGGGAAAACAATAACTCTCAGGGAGTTCTGGATATGGGTCTTTTACCTGACAGGCTGCCTGGATTTGTTCCGGTTGAAGATGAAGTGGGAAGAGAAAGGCTGGAGAAAATCTGGAATTCGCCCATACCCAAAGAGAGAGGTTTGAATTATAATGAAATTTTATTAGGTATAAATGCTGAAAAGATAAAAGGGCTATATATAATGGGACAGGACCCGGTTGAGAGTTTTCCGGATCGCGGGTATATCGAAGATACTCTGAAGAAATTAGATTTTCTGGTGGTTCAGGATATCTTCCTGACCGAGAGTGCAAAGTTGGCGGACGTGGTTCTGCCGGCCGCAGCTTTTGCTGAAAAAGAAGGGACTTTCACCAATGTGGAAAGAAGAGTGCAGAAACTCTGCCGGGCTTTAGTTCCACCCGGGGAAGCAAAATCTGACTGGGAGATAATCTGCGAGCTTTCCACCCTTATGGGGCATAAACAGCATTACCCATCGGCTTTCCAGATAACTGAGGAGATCGCCCAGGTCTCACCGATCTACGGGGGAATAAAAGCTGACCGTCTGGACGACTGCGGCATTCAATGGCCCTGCCTGAATCTGAATGATCCGGGAACAACCGAGCTATTGCCGGATAATTTCTTAAACAAAACCTCTCAACTTCTGCCAGTCGATTTTGAAGAGGTGCCTGTGGACGATGAATATCCCTTCATTCTGCTTACCGGAAGTCTGGCTCATCATTCCGGAAAGCTAACCAACAAGTCATCCAACCTTTGTTCGATTGTTCCAGAAGGCTTCTGCCAGATAAATCCTCTGGATGCTGAGAAGCTCAACTTGAAAACCGGAGAGGAAGTCTTTGTAGAATCGCCCAAGGGGAAAATAAAAATAAAGGTAAAAACGGATGAATGCATAAACCCGGGAACGGTTTTCATTCCACACAATTTTATGGAGATCAAAGTGAATGCTCTTTTGGACAAAGACAAGTTAGTTGACAGGGTGAAGTTGAACAGGGTAGGATAG
- the nuoH gene encoding NADH-quinone oxidoreductase subunit NuoH, whose product MLEFLIITSIKIAVFLAIWLGGMAYLTWLERKLLGDFQVRLGPAYVGPFGLLQPIADGLKLFFKEDITPSSASKLVYTIAPLLTFVPAFILFGVIPIGNEITLFGKQIQLVVSDLNVGVLYILAVFSVAVYGIVLAGWSYNNKYSLIGGVRSTAQAISYEVSLGLSLIGLLMISGSLDLVEIVKSQDSFFHWYIFRQPLGFILFLICGIADNNRAPFDLPEAENELVAGYYTEYSSMKFALFFLGEYGNMINISALTTTLFLGGWQGPLLPSFVWFFIKVFALLFLYIWIRATLPRFRYDQLMNFGWKVLFPLAILNIFITGIVLVY is encoded by the coding sequence ATGCTTGAATTTCTGATAATAACGTCAATCAAGATAGCTGTTTTCCTGGCGATCTGGCTGGGGGGGATGGCTTATCTTACCTGGCTGGAAAGGAAGCTGTTGGGCGACTTTCAGGTCAGGCTTGGACCGGCTTATGTGGGACCTTTCGGGCTTCTCCAGCCGATTGCAGATGGTCTCAAACTTTTCTTTAAAGAAGATATTACTCCGTCGTCTGCTTCCAAGCTGGTCTACACAATTGCTCCGCTTTTGACTTTTGTGCCTGCCTTTATACTCTTCGGGGTCATTCCAATAGGTAACGAGATAACTTTATTCGGGAAACAGATACAGTTGGTCGTGTCTGACTTAAATGTTGGTGTACTGTATATCTTGGCAGTCTTCTCAGTGGCAGTCTACGGTATAGTTTTAGCCGGCTGGTCCTACAACAACAAATATTCGCTTATCGGAGGGGTCAGATCAACTGCCCAGGCGATTAGCTATGAGGTCTCTCTGGGTCTTTCCCTAATCGGGCTTTTGATGATCTCAGGAAGTCTTGACCTGGTCGAAATTGTGAAATCCCAGGATAGTTTCTTTCACTGGTATATCTTCCGCCAGCCTTTGGGTTTCATACTTTTCTTAATCTGCGGCATAGCGGATAATAACCGGGCACCGTTTGATTTGCCGGAAGCAGAAAACGAGTTAGTGGCTGGCTATTATACCGAGTATTCGAGTATGAAATTCGCCTTATTCTTCCTGGGCGAATATGGGAATATGATCAACATCTCCGCGCTCACCACAACCCTGTTCTTAGGCGGATGGCAGGGACCTCTGCTGCCGTCATTTGTCTGGTTTTTCATAAAGGTTTTCGCATTACTTTTCCTTTACATCTGGATCAGGGCGACCCTGCCCCGGTTCAGGTACGATCAACTGATGAATTTCGGGTGGAAAGTCTTGTTTCCATTAGCTATACTTAACATTTTTATCACTGGAATAGTACTGGTATATTAA
- the nuoI gene encoding NADH-quinone oxidoreductase subunit NuoI, producing MFNFVKYILALIKGLSVTFKHIFKKPVTDRYPKKKREMLPRYRGLHYLARYDDGKERCVCCGLCAAACPVECIYMEGEEIEGGERYPKVYEINELRCIFCGWCEEACPENAIFLGREYEFTYDNRNDYIYTKEMLLALFPKSVKDRKKALGGEID from the coding sequence ATGTTCAATTTTGTAAAATATATACTGGCATTGATCAAAGGTTTAAGCGTAACCTTCAAGCATATTTTCAAAAAGCCGGTAACTGACAGATACCCAAAGAAAAAAAGGGAGATGCTTCCCCGCTATCGGGGACTGCATTATTTGGCACGGTATGATGACGGAAAAGAAAGATGCGTCTGCTGCGGATTATGCGCAGCTGCCTGCCCGGTCGAATGCATTTATATGGAAGGAGAAGAGATCGAGGGTGGGGAGAGGTATCCCAAGGTTTATGAGATCAACGAGCTGAGATGTATCTTCTGCGGATGGTGCGAGGAGGCTTGCCCGGAAAATGCCATCTTCTTAGGCAGAGAATATGAGTTCACCTATGATAACCGGAACGATTATATCTACACCAAGGAAATGCTTCTGGCACTTTTTCCAAAAAGCGTCAAAGACAGAAAAAAAGCTCTCGGAGGGGAGATAGATTAA